One Streptomyces umbrinus genomic window, ATCGCCGGCGACGAACGCACCGGCAGTCGGATCGCCGCCGCCTTCGGCGAACACGCCGGGCTCCCGGCACGATACGAAGCCCTGCCCCTGCACGTCCTCGACGACAACCCGGACACCCAGGCTATGTTCCGCTGGTTCGCGGAGACCCCCGCCTACCAGGCCGACATCGATGCGGCGAAAGCGATCGAACCGAGTGCGTGGGACCTGCCCACATGGCTGCGTTCCACCGGCTGGACACTCCCGGGCCGGTGACAACCGCCGTCACAGCCGAGTCCGAGGCGTCGATCGTCCAGAAGGGAAACGCATCGATGGATGCTGATTTTGATGTTGACGTAGTGGTGGTCGGTGGCGGGCCGGCGGGTGCGTTACTCGCCGGTGAGCTGGGGCTGGCAGGTGTGCGGACCCTGGTCGTGGAGCGGCTGACAGAACAGTCCGACCACAAGTGGCTCGGCGTGCAGACACGCACGCTTGAGGAGTTCGAACTCCGCGGGATACTCGAAGACCTCCTCGACGGTACGCCGTTGCTCCACAACGGCAACTTCGCCAGCCTGCCCACGCCGCTGACGTACGAGGGCCTCGACAGCCGCCATCCACACGCGGCATACCGCCCGCAGGAGGACGTCGAGAAGATACTGACCGCGCGCGCCCGAAAGCTCGGTGCGGAGTTCCGACGCGGGCACGAGCTGATCCGGCTGGAACAGGACGATGCCGGGGTCACCGCCGGCATCCGCGGGCCGGACGGCGAGTACGAGATCCGATCCCGCTACCTGGTCGGCTCCGACGGCGGGCGCAGCACCACCCGCAAGCTCGCCGGCATCGCCTTCCCCGGCCAGGGCCCGACTCTCTACTGGCTGTTGGCCGAAGGCAGGTTCAGCGACGAACTGCCGGTCGGCGAGGGCATGGGGCCCCTGCGCCCGTACGGCGTCGTGCGGCCGGAGGAACGGACCTGGTTCTCGGCGGTCCCGCTCCCCGAACCGGGCATCTACCGGATCTTTACGTTCTTCTACGGGCGGACTGTCACCGATCGCCATGCCCCCGTGTCCGAGGAGGAGATGCGAGCCGCGCTCGTCGAGATCGCCGGCAGTGACTTCGGGCTGCACGACATCAGGTGGCTGACCCGACTGACGGACAGTAACCGGCAGGCCGAACAGTACCGGCAGGGACGTGTCTTCCTCGCCGGCGACGCCGCGCACGTGCAGTTCCCCGCAGGCGGCCCGGGTATGAACGCCGCGGTGCAGGACGCCATGAACCTGGGGTGGAAGCTCGGCTCGGCCGTGCACGGCCGGGGTGGTGACGCGCTGCTGGACACTTACCACAGCGAGCGTCATCCAGCAGGCGAGCTGATGCTGCGCCAAGCGCGGCTCCAGGCGCTGCTGCTCGACCCCGACCCCGGCCTTCAGGATGTGCGCGACATGCTCGACGAACTGCTGCAGATCCCGGAGGTCAACCGCCATTTCGTCGAACGCGGAGCAGCGCTGGACACCCGGTACGACATCGCAGGCTCGCATCCCTTGATAGGACGGCGGATGCCGGATGTGACTGTGGTGACCCCTCAGTCACAACGTCATCTGAGCTCCTACTTCCGCGACGGTCACGGCATACTGGCCCTCCTGAACGAACCGGCCGGGGCCGGCGATGCGGCCATGGCGTGCAAGGGCCGGGTCGACATCGTCACCGGAACGGTGCCCGCCCCTGACACCCCGCCCGCGGACGCCTTCCTGGTGCGCCCGGACGGCTACGTCTGCTGGGCCGGCGACCCGGTCACCGACACCACGGGGCTGCACGCCGCGCTGGAGACATGGTTCGGATCACCCTTGCCGTAGAG contains:
- a CDS encoding FAD-dependent monooxygenase yields the protein MAAFHRLDTPGPVTTAVTAESEASIVQKGNASMDADFDVDVVVVGGGPAGALLAGELGLAGVRTLVVERLTEQSDHKWLGVQTRTLEEFELRGILEDLLDGTPLLHNGNFASLPTPLTYEGLDSRHPHAAYRPQEDVEKILTARARKLGAEFRRGHELIRLEQDDAGVTAGIRGPDGEYEIRSRYLVGSDGGRSTTRKLAGIAFPGQGPTLYWLLAEGRFSDELPVGEGMGPLRPYGVVRPEERTWFSAVPLPEPGIYRIFTFFYGRTVTDRHAPVSEEEMRAALVEIAGSDFGLHDIRWLTRLTDSNRQAEQYRQGRVFLAGDAAHVQFPAGGPGMNAAVQDAMNLGWKLGSAVHGRGGDALLDTYHSERHPAGELMLRQARLQALLLDPDPGLQDVRDMLDELLQIPEVNRHFVERGAALDTRYDIAGSHPLIGRRMPDVTVVTPQSQRHLSSYFRDGHGILALLNEPAGAGDAAMACKGRVDIVTGTVPAPDTPPADAFLVRPDGYVCWAGDPVTDTTGLHAALETWFGSPLP